The following coding sequences lie in one Synechococcus sp. CC9902 genomic window:
- a CDS encoding peptidylprolyl isomerase produces the protein MTHQRFKAVLVALISVALFNLAAPAWAGLPQGNAVKDPTAILRDALPFEQDDIRQLQHRLELTSDDLRAKRWSALGKTVSRSQALLKTRRNTILDAVPEPLRDQATALLSDVDTGLEQMAAQVKAVDKPAFIVDRRTTLTRIGDVERLLVEDGFERAIPSEFDALPRLQGRAVVNISTTKGDLTTVVDGYNAPLTSGAFVDLALKGFYDGLPFNRAEDFYVLQTGDPEGPEIGYIDPSTKQERHVPLEIRIPSEADTLYNETFEDVGLFKATPTLPFATLGTLGWAHSANELDDGSSQFFMFLYEAELTPAGLNLVDGRNTAFGYVVDGFDVLEELGVDDAIKTVTVVDGANQLKAHA, from the coding sequence TTGACCCATCAGCGTTTCAAGGCCGTTCTGGTCGCCTTAATCAGCGTTGCGCTGTTCAACCTGGCAGCCCCTGCCTGGGCTGGGCTGCCTCAGGGCAATGCCGTCAAGGATCCAACGGCGATCCTTCGCGATGCGCTCCCCTTCGAGCAAGACGACATTCGTCAGCTGCAACATCGGCTGGAACTCACGAGCGACGACCTACGGGCAAAACGTTGGAGTGCCCTGGGAAAGACGGTGTCGCGCAGTCAGGCCCTCCTCAAAACAAGACGCAACACGATTCTTGATGCTGTTCCAGAGCCACTCCGTGACCAAGCCACAGCGCTGCTGAGCGACGTGGATACCGGCTTAGAGCAAATGGCCGCTCAGGTGAAAGCCGTCGACAAGCCAGCCTTCATTGTCGACCGTCGCACCACGCTGACTCGCATTGGTGACGTAGAGCGCTTGCTTGTTGAGGACGGATTCGAACGAGCCATTCCCTCCGAATTCGATGCATTGCCTCGTTTACAGGGACGGGCCGTTGTCAACATCAGCACCACCAAAGGGGACCTCACCACCGTTGTGGATGGTTACAACGCACCACTGACCTCCGGTGCGTTTGTCGACCTTGCTCTGAAGGGCTTCTATGACGGCTTGCCCTTCAACAGAGCCGAGGATTTTTACGTTCTGCAAACCGGCGACCCCGAGGGTCCAGAGATCGGATACATCGATCCATCAACGAAGCAAGAACGGCACGTTCCCCTCGAAATTCGAATTCCTAGTGAAGCCGACACGCTTTACAACGAGACGTTTGAGGACGTGGGACTGTTTAAAGCCACACCAACCCTTCCCTTTGCCACCCTTGGCACCCTGGGCTGGGCCCACTCAGCCAACGAACTCGACGACGGCTCATCCCAGTTCTTCATGTTTCTCTATGAGGCCGAGCTCACACCCGCCGGCCTCAACTTGGTGGATGGACGCAACACTGCCTTCGGCTACGTCGTTGATGGCTTCGATGTGCTCGAAGAGCTTGGTGTCGACGACGCAATCAAAACAGTGACCGTCGTTGATGGAGCCAATCAACTCAAAGCCCACGCATGA
- the accB gene encoding acetyl-CoA carboxylase biotin carboxyl carrier protein, protein MAMQLDHEQLHRLLEALGESDIQEFRLEGDDFRLEIRRNLPGQTVMAPVMQAPVAAAAPVKPLDSASPPPAATSTRSDLLEITAPMVGTFYRAPAPGEPSFVEVGTRINVGQAVCILEAMKLMNELESEVAGEVVEILVDNGTPVEFGQVLMRVKPA, encoded by the coding sequence ATGGCTATGCAGCTGGATCACGAACAACTGCACCGCTTGCTTGAAGCGCTGGGTGAGAGCGACATTCAGGAATTTCGTCTGGAAGGTGACGACTTCCGGCTAGAGATTCGTCGCAATCTCCCAGGTCAGACCGTCATGGCTCCGGTCATGCAGGCTCCTGTGGCGGCTGCGGCTCCTGTGAAGCCGCTCGACTCCGCTTCACCACCGCCGGCCGCAACATCAACCCGAAGTGATCTCTTGGAGATCACAGCACCAATGGTGGGTACGTTTTATCGAGCTCCTGCTCCTGGGGAACCGTCCTTTGTTGAGGTGGGAACTCGCATCAACGTCGGTCAGGCCGTCTGCATCCTTGAGGCGATGAAGTTGATGAATGAGCTCGAGTCCGAAGTCGCAGGAGAAGTGGTTGAGATCTTGGTGGATAACGGAACCCCTGTGGAATTTGGCCAGGTGCTGATGCGCGTTAAACCAGCCTGA
- the thiL gene encoding thiamine-phosphate kinase — protein MKETLGELGESELLRRLSRFAPPGQLSDDSAALESDPRPIVVNTDVLVDGIHFSDVSTKPSDVGWRAVAANLSDLAASGAISVDGITVALVAPGETPWSWVEGVYTGLRAALDAYGGVILGGDCSKGSQRLLSITALGRLGPLRLHRGDAKPGDILVTSGPHGLSRLGLAILQNDKALHGIDLPDALRTAAVNQHQRPIPRLAALQELLNCKPESLPWRAGGTDSSDGLLAAIQGLCSSSECGAVLDEKLLPQSNDWPSGELWDRWCLAGGEDFELVLSLPEAWAQRWFDRQPQSRQIGWITAEKNMIRWRHSRRLIDTGGFDHFRTTPIL, from the coding sequence ATGAAAGAGACCCTGGGCGAGCTTGGGGAGTCGGAGCTGTTGCGACGGCTCTCTCGCTTTGCTCCTCCAGGCCAACTAAGCGACGACAGTGCGGCTCTGGAGTCGGATCCCCGGCCCATCGTGGTGAATACCGATGTTCTGGTGGACGGGATCCATTTCAGTGACGTCAGCACCAAACCCAGCGATGTGGGATGGCGAGCGGTAGCCGCCAACCTCTCCGACCTCGCCGCCAGTGGGGCGATCAGTGTGGATGGGATCACCGTGGCTCTCGTTGCACCGGGTGAAACCCCCTGGAGCTGGGTGGAAGGCGTTTACACAGGCCTCAGGGCAGCTCTCGATGCCTATGGAGGCGTCATTCTCGGTGGGGATTGCTCAAAAGGCAGCCAGCGCTTGCTATCGATCACTGCACTCGGGCGTCTGGGACCGCTTCGCTTGCACCGGGGTGACGCAAAACCAGGGGACATCCTTGTCACCAGTGGGCCCCATGGACTCAGTCGACTGGGGTTAGCCATCCTTCAGAACGACAAAGCACTCCATGGGATCGACCTTCCCGATGCTTTACGGACAGCAGCGGTCAATCAGCATCAGAGACCCATCCCGCGTCTCGCCGCCCTTCAGGAGCTCCTGAACTGCAAGCCCGAGTCGTTGCCGTGGCGAGCCGGCGGAACCGACAGCAGCGATGGATTACTGGCAGCCATTCAAGGGCTGTGCAGCAGCAGTGAGTGCGGTGCAGTCCTCGATGAGAAGCTCTTACCGCAGTCCAACGACTGGCCAAGCGGAGAACTCTGGGATCGCTGGTGCCTGGCAGGCGGCGAAGATTTCGAACTCGTCTTAAGCCTGCCGGAAGCCTGGGCACAGCGCTGGTTCGACCGTCAACCGCAGAGTCGCCAGATCGGTTGGATCACAGCTGAAAAAAACATGATCCGCTGGCGGCACAGTCGCCGACTGATCGACACCGGAGGATTCGACCATTTCAGGACAACGCCAATCCTCTGA
- a CDS encoding HNH endonuclease, whose amino-acid sequence MHNRDAVFLDELCPKLRVRRWRQSLHNHTGKSCIYCGKPSESIDHLVPRAKGGLSVTENCVPACLSCNGQKSDSDVFEWYRQQRFYDPRRAMAIRAWLDGDIRLALRLLQWAQPDQPHAPKTHPPKGDPTIGFQAA is encoded by the coding sequence ATGCACAACAGAGATGCAGTCTTTCTAGATGAACTCTGTCCTAAATTGCGCGTTCGAAGATGGCGACAATCACTCCATAATCATACCGGCAAAAGTTGTATTTATTGCGGCAAACCTTCTGAGTCTATTGATCACCTTGTCCCACGAGCCAAGGGAGGACTCAGCGTGACTGAAAACTGCGTACCCGCTTGCCTCTCCTGCAACGGGCAAAAATCAGATTCGGACGTTTTCGAGTGGTATCGGCAACAGCGCTTTTACGACCCCCGTCGCGCAATGGCCATTCGCGCTTGGCTCGACGGCGACATTCGCCTTGCACTTCGCCTCTTGCAATGGGCTCAACCCGATCAGCCTCACGCACCGAAGACTCATCCACCAAAGGGCGATCCGACCATTGGGTTCCAAGCGGCTTAA
- a CDS encoding SDR family oxidoreductase produces MLSALVKRCRPLPAHARLLVLGGGYSGRCVAKLARQLGTPVLCTRRVAGQPDADLIFDSNNGQLPDVSALQGITHLLSTIPPQRQGGDPVISALLPLLKTLSLEWAGYLSTTGVYGNRNGEWVQENDPPAPGLDRSRRRLECEQAWLNSGLPVQILRLPGIYGPGRSVLDSLRQGKARLINKPGQVFCRIHVEDIAGACWHLIDHSSSNPNDRPSIVNVVDNEPTAPADLVRHGVSLLGCELPQEENYDAICSEMSPMGRSFWSENRRVSNKLLCGDLNYSLLYPTFREGLQDCLEQDRLNSSSSDP; encoded by the coding sequence ATGCTCTCAGCACTTGTCAAGCGATGTCGACCTCTGCCAGCGCATGCACGACTGCTGGTTCTTGGAGGTGGTTACAGCGGTCGTTGCGTTGCGAAACTCGCCCGGCAGCTGGGCACACCAGTGCTGTGCACCCGTCGCGTTGCAGGACAACCCGATGCCGACCTGATCTTTGACAGCAACAACGGCCAACTGCCTGATGTCAGCGCGCTTCAAGGCATCACGCACCTACTCAGCACCATCCCTCCCCAACGACAGGGGGGCGACCCCGTGATCTCCGCCTTACTGCCACTGCTGAAAACGCTTTCACTGGAATGGGCGGGCTACCTCTCAACAACGGGCGTCTACGGCAATCGCAACGGCGAATGGGTGCAGGAAAATGATCCGCCAGCCCCAGGGTTAGACCGAAGTCGCCGTCGGCTGGAGTGCGAACAGGCTTGGTTGAATTCGGGTCTACCGGTACAAATTTTGCGGTTACCCGGGATCTACGGCCCTGGACGCTCCGTGCTCGATTCCCTCAGACAGGGCAAAGCACGGTTGATCAACAAACCTGGCCAAGTGTTTTGCCGCATTCACGTCGAAGACATTGCTGGAGCCTGTTGGCATTTGATCGATCACTCCAGCTCCAATCCAAACGATCGACCATCGATCGTGAACGTGGTGGATAACGAGCCAACGGCACCTGCTGATCTCGTTCGCCACGGAGTATCTCTCCTCGGCTGCGAACTCCCCCAGGAAGAGAACTACGACGCTATTTGCAGCGAGATGAGTCCGATGGGACGATCCTTTTGGAGTGAGAACCGCCGCGTGAGCAACAAGCTTCTCTGTGGTGATTTGAACTATTCGCTCCTTTATCCAACCTTTCGAGAGGGTTTGCAGGACTGCCTAGAACAAGACAGATTGAACTCCAGTTCCTCAGACCCCTAG
- the pdxA gene encoding 4-hydroxythreonine-4-phosphate dehydrogenase PdxA translates to MGFPDLISPKQTIVIALGDPAGIGMEVVLKALGSKALPHSIEPVLVGCRSSLEAVYQRLKNTTSAALADPAQLTIDDQPLQSAVPSGAPSVEGGAAGFRWLTRAVGLLQHSQARALVTAPIAKHLWHAAGHRYPGQTERLAELAGSERSSMLFTAVSPYSAWRLNTLLATTHIPLGTVAQTLTPELVNHKLDVLLDFCRRFNPHPHLVVSGLNPHAGEAGQLGSEEMTWLTPLIERWRAQHPRIRLDGPLPPDTCWLSAARAWHQPNQPGPDGFLALYHDQGLIPVKLMAFDAAVNTTLELPFLRTSPDHGTGFDIATRGIARPDSMIAAIQAAWELS, encoded by the coding sequence ATGGGTTTTCCTGATCTCATCAGCCCTAAACAAACGATCGTGATCGCCCTTGGCGATCCCGCGGGCATTGGCATGGAGGTGGTGCTGAAGGCCCTTGGCTCGAAGGCTTTGCCACACTCCATCGAACCAGTCCTGGTGGGTTGTCGCAGCAGCCTGGAAGCGGTCTATCAGCGCTTAAAGAACACCACATCAGCGGCCCTGGCTGATCCAGCGCAACTCACCATCGATGATCAGCCACTGCAAAGCGCTGTTCCATCCGGTGCCCCAAGCGTCGAAGGAGGAGCCGCAGGTTTCCGTTGGCTCACCAGAGCGGTGGGGCTGTTGCAGCACAGCCAGGCACGCGCCCTCGTGACGGCCCCCATTGCGAAACATCTCTGGCATGCCGCTGGGCATCGTTATCCAGGGCAAACAGAACGCTTGGCTGAACTCGCTGGCAGTGAGCGCTCATCCATGCTGTTCACAGCGGTATCGCCTTACAGCGCCTGGCGACTGAACACCTTGTTAGCCACCACCCATATCCCTCTCGGAACGGTTGCTCAAACGCTCACGCCTGAGCTGGTCAACCACAAGCTGGACGTGCTCTTGGACTTCTGTCGACGATTCAATCCGCATCCTCACCTTGTGGTCTCAGGACTCAATCCCCATGCGGGAGAAGCCGGACAATTGGGCTCTGAGGAAATGACCTGGCTGACGCCGTTGATCGAACGTTGGAGAGCCCAACATCCCCGCATTCGTCTCGATGGACCGCTGCCCCCAGACACGTGTTGGCTCAGTGCAGCACGAGCCTGGCATCAACCAAACCAGCCAGGACCTGATGGGTTTCTTGCCCTGTATCACGACCAAGGGCTCATCCCGGTGAAGTTGATGGCCTTCGATGCTGCCGTGAACACCACCTTGGAATTGCCCTTCCTGAGAACATCACCCGATCACGGCACAGGCTTCGACATTGCCACCCGTGGAATCGCCCGACCGGACAGCATGATCGCCGCCATTCAGGCCGCTTGGGAACTGAGCTGA
- the gap gene encoding type I glyceraldehyde-3-phosphate dehydrogenase, translating into MTLRVAINGFGRIGRNVLRGWISRGADTGLEIVGMNSTSDPKTSAHLLTYDSILGRLDPSVDIQTTDDTMIINGKEIKFFADRNPLNCPWKDWGVDLVIESTGVFNTDEKASMHIQAGAKKVILTAPGKGAGVGTFVVGVNDDQYRHEDWNILSNASCTTNCLAPIVKVLDQNFGMEWGLMTTIHSYTGDQRILDNSHRDLRRARAAALNMVPTTTGAAKAVALVYPEVKGKLTGFAMRVPTPNVSAVDLTFGTSKGATVEQVQAVMKEAAENGMKGIIKYSDLPLVSTDYAGTNESTIFDADLTYAMGDKAVKILAWYDNEWGYSQRVVDLAEVVAKNWK; encoded by the coding sequence ATGACCCTGCGCGTTGCGATCAATGGATTCGGCCGAATTGGTCGCAATGTTTTGCGGGGTTGGATCAGCCGTGGGGCAGATACCGGTTTGGAAATTGTGGGGATGAACTCCACATCTGATCCCAAGACCAGTGCCCACCTACTTACCTACGACTCCATTTTGGGGCGTTTGGATCCGTCTGTCGACATCCAAACCACTGATGACACGATGATCATCAACGGCAAAGAGATCAAATTCTTTGCTGACCGCAACCCCCTCAATTGCCCATGGAAGGATTGGGGCGTTGACCTGGTGATCGAATCCACCGGTGTCTTCAACACTGATGAAAAAGCCAGCATGCATATCCAGGCTGGTGCCAAAAAAGTGATCCTCACTGCTCCTGGTAAGGGCGCTGGTGTGGGCACATTTGTGGTGGGCGTCAACGACGATCAGTACCGCCACGAGGATTGGAACATCCTCAGCAACGCCAGCTGCACCACCAACTGTCTGGCTCCAATCGTCAAAGTTTTGGATCAAAACTTCGGCATGGAGTGGGGTCTGATGACCACCATTCACAGCTACACCGGTGACCAGCGAATTCTCGACAACAGCCACCGCGACCTGCGTCGTGCCCGTGCTGCTGCCCTGAATATGGTTCCCACCACAACTGGTGCTGCCAAGGCCGTTGCCTTGGTTTATCCCGAAGTGAAGGGCAAGCTCACCGGTTTTGCCATGCGCGTCCCCACTCCAAACGTGTCGGCAGTTGACCTCACCTTCGGAACATCCAAGGGAGCAACTGTTGAGCAAGTGCAGGCCGTGATGAAGGAGGCTGCTGAGAACGGAATGAAGGGGATCATCAAGTACAGCGATCTGCCCTTGGTTTCCACCGACTACGCCGGTACCAACGAGTCCACCATTTTTGATGCCGACCTCACCTACGCCATGGGTGACAAGGCTGTGAAGATCTTGGCTTGGTACGACAACGAGTGGGGTTACAGCCAGCGTGTTGTTGATTTGGCTGAAGTGGTCGCCAAAAACTGGAAGTAA
- the rsgA gene encoding ribosome small subunit-dependent GTPase A, whose amino-acid sequence MADGRDGIVVALQANYLEVELDAAPEGCPARLLCTRRSRLTHRGQEVNVGDRVRVDAIDANAARAVVSEVSPRQSWLTRPPVANVSLVVVALAVDQPAFDPDQASRFLLTAERTGLDVQLVLTKVDLVSAEALTQLCERLRGWGYDPLPLSSESGSGIKVLQKRLQSTTLAVLCGPSGVGKSSVLNSLLPHLSLRVGAVSGRLQRGRHTTRHVELFPIGDEARVADTPGFNRPELPDDPHELGVLFPELRRQLDPWPCRFRDCLHRGEPGCGVSKSWERYGLYIKALDEVVSLSRPSRGG is encoded by the coding sequence GTGGCTGATGGCAGAGACGGGATTGTTGTAGCGCTGCAAGCCAACTACCTCGAGGTCGAGCTGGATGCTGCTCCGGAGGGATGTCCAGCACGATTGTTGTGCACCCGTCGGTCGCGTCTGACCCACCGAGGTCAGGAAGTCAATGTCGGGGATCGGGTTCGGGTCGATGCGATTGATGCCAATGCGGCGAGAGCTGTGGTGTCTGAGGTTTCCCCTCGCCAGAGCTGGTTGACGCGGCCACCGGTGGCCAATGTGTCGTTGGTGGTGGTGGCGCTGGCGGTGGATCAGCCTGCCTTTGATCCCGATCAGGCGAGTCGGTTCCTCCTCACGGCTGAACGCACGGGTTTGGATGTGCAGCTGGTTCTTACAAAAGTGGATCTTGTCTCTGCGGAAGCGTTAACCCAGCTGTGTGAGCGCTTGCGCGGTTGGGGGTATGACCCCCTTCCCCTCTCGAGCGAATCCGGTTCTGGGATAAAGGTGTTGCAAAAGCGATTGCAGAGCACAACGCTTGCGGTGCTTTGTGGCCCCTCAGGTGTTGGAAAAAGCAGCGTGCTGAACAGTCTTTTGCCCCATTTGTCGCTTCGGGTTGGTGCGGTTTCAGGGCGGTTGCAGCGGGGGCGTCATACGACGCGGCACGTGGAGTTGTTCCCGATTGGGGACGAGGCCAGAGTGGCTGATACGCCAGGTTTTAACCGCCCGGAGTTGCCGGATGACCCCCATGAGTTGGGGGTTTTGTTCCCAGAGTTACGACGTCAATTGGATCCATGGCCATGTCGGTTTCGCGACTGCTTGCATCGCGGTGAACCTGGGTGTGGTGTGTCCAAATCGTGGGAGCGTTATGGCCTCTACATCAAGGCATTGGACGAGGTTGTCAGCCTCAGCCGCCCATCCCGGGGAGGTTGA
- a CDS encoding serine protease inhibitor produces the protein MTDSSLRSKGISGVLTRSILAALVFGVPLLLAPEDPRAQATICQRHHSFDVCRVW, from the coding sequence ATGACGGACTCATCCCTGCGTTCTAAGGGAATTAGTGGTGTGCTCACACGCTCCATCTTGGCTGCGCTCGTGTTCGGCGTTCCCTTGCTGTTGGCCCCTGAAGATCCACGAGCACAGGCCACGATTTGCCAGCGGCATCACTCCTTTGATGTGTGTCGTGTTTGGTAG
- the murC gene encoding UDP-N-acetylmuramate--L-alanine ligase has product MPRLLTPQTPVHFIGVGGIGMSALAKILVDRGHPVSGSDPRDNPTVQHLESRGVTVFKEQTAECIQSVLATNQQPPVVVISTAIPDTNPELENARAHQLAIWHRSDLLAALIDQQASIAVAGSHGKTTTSTLITTLLIEAGEDPTAVIGGVVPCLGSNGHSGQGRLLVAEADESDGSLVKFRPSLGVITNLELDHTDHYDGLDDLISTLQRFGGGCERLIANYDDPILQEHFEPTAWWSNKQSENIAFAALPLQLDGDRCTARFYENGSAVGDFTLPMAGLHNLSNATAALAACRMEGIPFEALVEGLAQLQAPGRRFDLRGTWEGRHIVDDYAHHPSEVRATLTMAQLMVSSGRSPLPSPPQRLVAVFQPHRFSRTQQFFEAFAEALQNCDALLLAPVYAAGEQTIPGVCSNALAQRIRSLRPDLEIEVAENLNQLTDLVKQRSRPDDLVLAMGAGTVNSLWGRLTE; this is encoded by the coding sequence TTGCCACGCCTGCTCACGCCCCAAACACCTGTTCATTTCATCGGTGTAGGCGGTATTGGGATGTCGGCGCTGGCAAAAATTTTGGTAGACCGCGGCCACCCAGTCAGCGGTTCGGACCCCCGTGACAACCCCACGGTTCAGCATCTTGAAAGTCGAGGCGTCACCGTTTTTAAAGAGCAAACCGCTGAATGCATTCAATCGGTGCTCGCCACAAATCAGCAGCCACCGGTGGTGGTGATCAGCACAGCAATTCCAGACACCAATCCCGAGTTAGAAAACGCCCGCGCGCATCAGCTGGCGATCTGGCATCGATCGGATCTCCTGGCTGCCCTGATCGATCAACAAGCCTCGATTGCTGTGGCGGGGAGTCACGGAAAAACAACCACCAGCACACTGATCACCACCTTGCTGATCGAAGCCGGTGAAGATCCCACCGCCGTGATTGGTGGGGTTGTTCCATGCCTTGGCAGCAACGGTCATTCCGGTCAAGGTCGGTTGTTGGTAGCCGAAGCAGACGAATCCGACGGATCGCTCGTGAAGTTCAGGCCCAGCCTTGGGGTGATCACCAACCTGGAACTCGATCACACCGACCATTACGACGGCTTGGATGATCTGATCTCAACCCTGCAACGTTTTGGTGGGGGTTGCGAACGGTTGATCGCGAACTACGACGACCCAATCCTTCAGGAGCATTTTGAGCCGACAGCCTGGTGGTCGAACAAGCAAAGCGAGAACATTGCCTTCGCAGCTTTGCCACTGCAACTTGATGGCGATCGATGTACGGCGCGGTTTTACGAGAACGGCTCTGCAGTGGGTGACTTCACCTTGCCGATGGCTGGTCTCCACAATTTGAGCAACGCCACGGCTGCCTTAGCGGCTTGCCGGATGGAAGGTATTCCGTTTGAAGCGTTGGTCGAAGGCCTGGCTCAACTCCAAGCCCCTGGCCGCCGCTTTGATCTAAGGGGCACCTGGGAGGGGCGGCACATCGTTGATGACTACGCCCACCATCCCAGCGAAGTGCGCGCGACGTTGACGATGGCGCAACTCATGGTGAGCAGTGGGCGCAGTCCGCTTCCATCACCACCACAACGACTCGTGGCCGTGTTTCAACCACACCGTTTCAGTCGCACCCAACAATTTTTTGAAGCCTTTGCCGAAGCACTTCAAAACTGTGACGCACTCCTTCTTGCTCCGGTTTATGCGGCCGGTGAACAAACAATTCCTGGCGTTTGCAGCAACGCGCTCGCCCAACGCATCCGATCGTTGCGACCAGACCTCGAAATCGAGGTTGCGGAGAATCTCAATCAGCTCACCGATCTGGTGAAGCAACGCAGCCGGCCTGATGACCTTGTGCTCGCCATGGGAGCTGGCACCGTGAACAGCCTCTGGGGACGACTGACCGAATGA
- the efp gene encoding elongation factor P has protein sequence MISSNDFRTGTSIEIDGAVWRVVEFLHVKPGKGSAFVRTKLKSVKNGSVVEKTFRAGEMLPQALLEKSSLQHTYMEGDDYVFMDMSSYEETRLTAAQIGDSRKYLKEGMEVNVVSWNDTPLEVELPNSVVLEIKETDPGVKGDTATGGTKPAILETGAQVMVPLFLSIGEKIKVDTRNDSYLGREN, from the coding sequence ATGATCTCCAGCAACGACTTCCGCACTGGCACTTCGATCGAGATCGATGGGGCCGTTTGGCGCGTGGTCGAGTTCCTTCACGTCAAGCCCGGCAAGGGGTCTGCGTTTGTTCGTACCAAGCTCAAATCGGTAAAGAACGGAAGCGTTGTTGAGAAAACATTTCGTGCTGGCGAAATGCTTCCCCAGGCGTTGTTGGAGAAGTCATCCCTCCAGCACACCTACATGGAAGGTGACGACTACGTCTTCATGGACATGTCGAGCTACGAGGAAACACGGCTGACCGCTGCTCAAATCGGGGATAGCCGTAAGTACCTCAAAGAAGGGATGGAAGTGAACGTCGTTTCTTGGAACGACACTCCGCTTGAGGTGGAGCTGCCCAATTCCGTGGTTCTCGAGATCAAGGAAACGGATCCTGGCGTGAAAGGCGATACCGCGACAGGCGGCACAAAACCCGCCATTCTGGAAACCGGAGCGCAAGTGATGGTGCCTTTGTTCCTTTCGATTGGCGAAAAGATCAAGGTGGACACCCGCAACGACTCGTACTTAGGACGCGAAAACTGA
- a CDS encoding YbaB/EbfC family nucleoid-associated protein encodes MAGFGLPNFGQLTEAFRKAQQIQQDAQALQEELDGMEIEGKNSDGRASVWLSGNQQPLRVRLDPALVQDGAEACETATLEALQAAYEQSTATMKGRMEELTGGLNLNLPGMGG; translated from the coding sequence ATGGCAGGCTTCGGACTCCCCAATTTCGGTCAGCTCACCGAAGCCTTCCGCAAGGCGCAACAGATCCAGCAAGACGCCCAAGCTCTTCAAGAAGAGTTGGATGGCATGGAGATCGAGGGCAAAAACTCCGATGGCCGCGCCAGTGTTTGGCTCTCTGGCAACCAACAGCCTCTGCGCGTCCGTCTCGATCCAGCACTCGTTCAAGACGGTGCCGAGGCCTGTGAAACAGCAACGCTTGAAGCCCTTCAAGCAGCCTATGAACAATCCACAGCCACAATGAAAGGCCGCATGGAGGAGCTCACAGGCGGCTTGAACCTCAACCTCCCCGGGATGGGCGGCTGA
- the murB gene encoding UDP-N-acetylmuramate dehydrogenase: MTQLSPPHANAKLADYTTWRVGGPAQWLAEPTTIAETIAWVEWAEHKGVPCQVIGAGSNLLIHDDGLPGLSLCLRKLQDHSIDVEAGVVEALAGEPIPSLARRAARAGLHGLEWAVGIPGTVGGAAVMNAGAQGGCTADSLISVRVMPKQGGESFDLHCDELDFAYRHSRLQADNFVVLSARFQLEPGHDPKELSRVTKENLNHRTTTQPYQQPSCGSVFRNPEPQKAGKLIENLGLKGTRIGGAEVSTMHANFIVNIGDAQANDIDALIHLVQDRVEAEHGLRLHPEVKRLGFAATA; the protein is encoded by the coding sequence ATGACGCAGCTATCGCCCCCCCATGCCAACGCCAAGTTGGCGGACTACACCACCTGGCGGGTCGGTGGACCTGCCCAATGGCTGGCGGAGCCCACGACGATTGCCGAAACCATCGCGTGGGTGGAATGGGCCGAACACAAAGGGGTTCCCTGCCAAGTGATTGGAGCCGGCTCCAACCTGCTCATTCACGACGATGGATTGCCTGGGCTGAGCCTCTGCTTACGCAAATTGCAAGATCACAGCATCGACGTCGAAGCCGGTGTTGTGGAAGCCCTGGCTGGTGAACCCATCCCTTCCCTTGCTAGACGAGCAGCCCGCGCCGGACTCCACGGACTGGAGTGGGCCGTGGGGATCCCAGGAACGGTTGGTGGTGCCGCTGTGATGAACGCCGGAGCACAAGGAGGGTGCACGGCAGATTCTTTGATTTCGGTTCGGGTGATGCCGAAACAAGGCGGAGAAAGCTTTGATCTGCATTGCGATGAACTGGATTTCGCCTACCGCCACAGCCGGCTACAAGCGGACAACTTCGTTGTGCTGTCCGCACGTTTTCAGCTCGAGCCCGGCCATGACCCAAAGGAACTGAGTCGTGTCACGAAAGAAAATCTCAACCACCGAACAACCACCCAGCCTTATCAGCAACCAAGTTGCGGCAGCGTGTTTCGCAATCCTGAACCGCAAAAGGCTGGGAAGCTGATCGAAAATTTGGGGCTCAAAGGAACCCGCATCGGTGGTGCTGAAGTGTCCACCATGCACGCCAATTTCATCGTGAACATTGGCGATGCCCAGGCCAACGACATCGATGCATTGATTCATTTGGTGCAAGACCGTGTTGAAGCCGAACACGGACTTCGCCTCCACCCAGAAGTCAAACGACTGGGATTTGCTGCCACCGCTTAA